In a genomic window of Coregonus clupeaformis isolate EN_2021a chromosome 27, ASM2061545v1, whole genome shotgun sequence:
- the LOC121541204 gene encoding V-set and immunoglobulin domain-containing protein 1-like: MSSTLRMVLLFGMMGCGHFITVTVPQKFLNVTNGESALLQCTFVTTEQKTSDLIIQWNFVAKYSMVPQQVYYSQSGEDVISKPYEGRLKPSSSPATTNNASITISNMKVSDAGAYTCEVRNFPDVNGKTEATIIVNILERPSVPFCAVHGDVESGHLVTLTCHSEQGSPTPSYTWTRLDQDKTKKPVLGNTDPKTGSLYIRNISQFEFGEYQCSASNVVGSATCTVELNHELGDGAIAGAVIGALLGAVLIILIVLYMTHSMKKQKYKDTKETEMQAKPKSSATVAYEGVPTMGSGHQASVTSGGVPMATHSHIYADADGEEAEA; encoded by the exons ATGTCCTCTACACTGAGAATGGTGCTGCTGTTCGGCATGATGG gtTGTGGGCATTTCATCACAGTGACGGTTCCCCAGAAGTTTTTGAACGTGACAAATGGTGAAAGTGCTCTTCTCCAGTGCACGTTTGTTACCACTGAGCAGAAAACCAGTGACCTCATCATCCAGTGGAATTTTGTTGCCAAATATTCCATGGTGCCACAGCAG GTGTATTACTCTCAGTCAGGAGAGGACGTGATTTCCAAACCATATGAAGGCAGGTTGAAGCCTTCCAGCTCTCCAGCTACTACCAACAATGCCTCAATAACAATAAGCAACATGAAAGTGTCCGATGCAGGGGCTTACACATGTGAAGTCCGCAACTTCCCTGATGTCAATGGGAAGACTGAGGCCACCATCATTGTCAACATTCTTG AGAGGCCCTCTGTGCCATTCTGTGCTGTCCATGGTGATGTGGAGTCTGGTCACCTGGTTACCCTCACCTGCCACAGTGAGCAGGGAAGCCCCACCCCCTCCTATACCTGGACACGACTGGACCAGGACAAGACCAAGAAACCTGTGCTTGGGAACACCG ATCCGAAAACAGGATCGTTGTACATCAGAAACATATCCCAGTTTGAGTTTGGAGAGTACCAGTGCAGTGCCTCTAACGTTGTGGGATCTGCCACTTGCACTGTGGAGCTCAACCATG AGCTAGGTGACGGGGCCATTGCTGGTGCAGTCATTGGAGCACTTCTTGGAGCTGTCCTAATCATTCTTATCGTCTTGTACATGACACACTCCATGAAGAAGCAGAAATACAAGGATACCAAGGAAACAGAGATGCA gGCCAAACCTAAGAGTTCGGCCACGGTGGCGTATGAAGGCGTCCCTACCATGGGGAGTGGCCACCAGGCCTCTGTGACCTCCGGAGGGGTTCCCATGGCAACACACAGCCACATCTATGCTGACGCTGATGGAGAGGAGGCCGAGGCTTAG